The Brachionichthys hirsutus isolate HB-005 chromosome 1, CSIRO-AGI_Bhir_v1, whole genome shotgun sequence genome has a window encoding:
- the LOC137895451 gene encoding LOW QUALITY PROTEIN: LIM domain only protein 7-like (The sequence of the model RefSeq protein was modified relative to this genomic sequence to represent the inferred CDS: inserted 1 base in 1 codon), whose product MEWRQQTSVSCADAFAEAQRWVEEVTGKSFGGKDFRAALENGVLLCDLINQLKPGIIKKVNRLSTPIAGLDNVNVFLKACGELGLNESQLFDPGSLQDLSTRATLRRDESNRRLKNVLITIYWLGRKAHLDAFYGGPQLNFKAFEGLLGLALSKALDDGGNVFVKDSWYSEREECLHARRRNTPETSWDPRALRPSSEGCGSDAEAEQVFKMETMRSSVKQLRGYVPQRMGVENRVGCASPLSRINQIQVRPERVQVNPGWIWSQSLSDIPMVYPARNVPNGNIVYDAGRDASVSQECNEESERRFSVAAKDSEAQWHDDLSKWKTRRRSVKSELHQKSQDRAHVINRMINGALTDSQKNEAVQPIKRDQQTTRPASSTLSPSRSASADFQPRTRALLLHSFTTDAPTSCCNVAQTLVRSMPASDGSIWGEETGFASWPSDKRVVAPPSLDCPFSSPTQQLKSELARPDDGCTKKISTLITTIQPNKTAKSSRTGDPAPPVSNHERPPFCADATAKDALGDQQRHRTQEESQKTSSEPAVDPRGGCPVPTVYKYSPGSGSWCSTASLPRGYRRSEGSLRLSSAITARPFVTKQSSLPRQLTADDNQGLLLSTEKEKSLLKRQTASAQLMGRDQPGISQNATERTEVRRAAPYGQTSIQTNGDLRQPPTQNQLLPRPYPVPQARPSNASTLPWNAGIRQQKVDHSDMSVRLTLKPNSRPDFGFQTHWDSAGVRVKSIQPGSSTDLSQLCVDDEIVAVNGVKVVHMNYAQWKDKMTSSLQNGSLTMDIRRYGNKDWSPSEVVHLNQPGQNRMTLNLTAAAPALIGGSQSAISDLQVPSLSPSSSSWSWNHEEDRRRQEKWQEEQERLLQVELFSIAEPRCSERLIFISRWKAVIVCVXCVCVFQEQYQRDQERLEAEWRRAQQDAMGALCMESGQNTLQMNDGGGSPADTQPLNRLTREEQRIPDINEREEAGSNPQSNGRVVQKDETTGGAWAGNTCGFAQLSLAYRAKSSSTPALAGPHRQTGGDEKKKRQSSSKVEQERQQILEEMKKKTQLLTDNSWIRPRRSSLYKEPIHRGAPLKRFESLDSLSSFRQSPVLMSTFNYPRPHSAAAGYCTLNRNYSSRYSTGGISPPRNTSMGPSHHDGMSATNNVSEEVRLEPGFESKVGSHPPPAPPVCDQHAVFQITE is encoded by the exons ATGGAGTGGCGTCAGCAGACCAGCGTCAGCTGTGCAGACGCGTTCGCGGAGGCGCAACGCTGGGTCGAG gaagtGACAGGAAAGTCGTTCGGTGGCAAAGACTTCCGTGCTGCCCTGGAGAACGGTGTCCTGCTTTGCGA cttaaTCAACCAGTTGAAACCTGGCATCATAAAGAAAGTCAACAGGCTTTCCACTCCCATCGCTGGgctg GACAATGTGAATGTGTTCCTGAAAGCCTGTGGGGAACTGGGCCTGAATGAGTCGCAGCTGTTTGATCCAGGCAGCCTGCAGGACTTGTCCACTCGTGCGACACTCAG GAGAGATGAGAGCAACAGAAGACTGAAAAAT GTTCTGATCACAATCTACTGGTTGGGTCGCAAAGCTCATCTGGATGCATTCTACGGTGGTCCTCAGCTTAACTTCAAGGCCTTTGAAGGACTGTTGGGGTTAGCCTTGTCCAAG GCTCTGGACGACGGCGGTAATGTGTTTGTAAAAGACAGCTGGTACTCAGAGAGGGAGGAATGTCTGCACGCAAGACGAAGAAATACGCCGGAGACCTCCTGGGACCCCCGAGCCCTCCGTCCGAGCAGTGAAG GCTGTGGAAGTGATGCGGAAGCTGAGCAGGTGTTCAAGATGGAGACCATGCGGTCGTCCGTCAAGCAGCTCAGGGGTTACGTCCCACAGAGGATGGGAGTGGAGAACAGAGTGGGCTGCGCTAGTCCGCTCTCCAG AATCAATCAAATCCAGGTCAGACCTGAGAGAGTTCAGGTAAACCCTGGTTGGATTTG GAGTCAATCCCTCAGTGACATCCCGATGGTGTACCCCGCGCGCAACGTTCCTAACGGGAACATTGTTTACGATGCGGGCCGGGATGCGAGCGTCTCGCAGGAATGCAATGAAGAAAGCGAACGCAGGTTTAGCGTCGCTGCCAAGGACAGCGAGGCTCAGTGGCATGAT gaTTTGTCTAAATGGAAGACTCGTCGCAGGAGCGTCAAATCCGAACTCCACCAGAAGTCACAAGACCGAGCGCACGTCATCAACCGGATGATCAACGGGGCTCTGACTGACTCTCAGAAGAATGAAGCAGTGCAACCGATAAAGAG AGATCAGCAGACGACCAGGCCTGCATCCTCTACCTTGTCTCCCTCGAGGTCAGCAAGCGCTGATTTCCAGCCGCGTACTCGagcgctgctgctccacagctTTACCACCGACGCTCCGACTAGCTGCTGTAACGTGGCTCAAACTCTGGTAAGAT CCATGCCTGCTTCTGATGGGAGCATCTGGGGAGAAGAGACTGGCTTTGCCTCCTGGCCTTCAGATAAAAGAGTAGTTGCCCCACCTTCTCTGGATTGCCCCTTCAGCTCCCCAACCCAGCAGCTCAAATCTGAACTGGCCCGGCCAGACGACGGCTGTACAAAGAAAATATCCACTCTGATCACAACTATACAACCAAACAAGACCGCAAAGTCATCCAGAACCGGGGATCCTGCTCCACCGGTGTCCAATCACGAGAGACCTCCGTTCTGCGCTGATGCAACGGCAAAAGATGCCCTGGGAGACCAACAGAGACATAGGACTCAGGAGGAGAGCCAGAAGACGTCCTCCGAACCAGCTGTGGATCCAAGAGGAGGCTGCCCAGTTCCAACCGTCTACAAGTACTCTCCCGGAAGTGGGTCGTGGTGCAGCACGGCCAGCCTTCCCCGTGGATACCGGCGATCAGAGGGGTCTCTGCGCCTCTCTTCGGCCATCACTGCCAGACCCTTCGTCACCAAGCAGTCCTCGCTGCCGAGACAGCTCACC GCCGACGACAACCAGGGTCTGCTGTTAAGCACTGAGAAAGAGAAATCTCTGCTGAAAAGACAAACGGCGAGCGCCCAACTGATGGGACGGGACCAGCCTGGTATCAGTCAGAACGCCACCGAACGCACGGAGGTGAGACGCGCCGCTCCGTACGGCCAAACCTCCATCCAGACCAACGGCGACCTCCGTCAGCCCCCAACCCAAAACCAGCTGCTGCCGAGACCTTATCCTGTCCCGCAGGCCCGTCCCAGCAACGCCTCAACTCTCCCATGGAACGCCGGCATCCGCCAGCAGAAG gtggatCACAGTGACATGAGCGTGAGATTGACTCTAAAACCCAACAGTAGACCAGACTTTGGTTTCCAGACTCACTGGGACTCGGCAGGGGTGCGAGTTAAATCCATTCAACCTG GCAGTTCAACCGACCTGTCCCAGTTGTGCGTGGACGATGAGATTGTGGCCGTTAACGGCGTCAAGGTGGTGCACATGAACTACGCCCAGTGGAAGGATAAAATGACGTCTTCCCTCCAAAACGGTAGTCTGACCATGGACATCCGGCGCTATGGCAACAAGG ATTGGAGCCCCAGTGAGGTGGTTCATCTCAACCAGCCAGGCCAGAACAGAATGACCCTCAatctgacagcagcagcacctgctcTGATAG GAGGATCACAATCTGCAATATCCGAT CTCCAGGTGCCCTCGCTCAGCCCCTCCTCATCCAGCTGGTCGTGGAACCACGAGGAGGATCGGCGGCGTCAGGAGAAGtggcaggaagagcaggagcgcctcctgcaggtcgAGCTTTTCTCCATCGCAGAACCACGCTGCTCGGAGAGGTTGATCTTTATCTCAAGGTGGAAAGCggtaatagtgtgtg tgtgtgtgtgtgtatttcaggAGCAGTACCAGCGGGACCAGGAGAGGCTGGAGGCGGAGTGGAGGAGGGCTCAACAAGATGCGATGGGAGCGTTATGCATGGAGTCGGGG CAGAATACCTTGCAGATGAATGATGGCGGCGGGAGCCCCGCCGACACCCAGCCTCTGAACAGATTAACCAGAGAAGAACAACGGATCCCTGACATAAATGAGCGGGAAGAAGCGGGATCAAACCCCCAGAGTAACGGGAGGGTTGTCCAGAAGGACGAGACGACTGGAGGAGCTTG GGCTGGTAACACCTGCGGCTTTGCTCAGCTGTCTCTTGCGTACAG GGCAAAGTCTTCATCGACCCCGGCGTTGGCCGGACCCCACAGACAGACCGGAG GtgatgagaagaagaaaaggcagTCTTCATCTAAGGTTGAGCAAGAAAGGCAGCAGATtttggaggagatgaagaaaaagacTCAGCTTCTGACTGACAACAGCTGGATACGCCCGCGCCGCAGCAGCCTTTATAAGGAGCCCATTCATCGCGGCGCTCCTCTGAAGCG GTTCGAGTCTCTGGACAGCCTCAGTTCTTTCCGCCAGTCCCCTGTCTTGATGTCCACGTTCAACTACCCCCGACCACACTCGGCCGCCGCTGGTTACTGTACTCTGAACAGGAACTACTCTTCCCGCTACAGCACTGGAGGAATATCACCCCCCAGGAATACATCCATGGGCCCCTCTCATCACGACGG CATGTCGGCTACCAACAATGTCTCAGAGGAAGTGAGGCTGGAGCCCGGGTTTGAATCCAAAGTGGGAAGCCATCCT CCACCGGCGCCACCTGTGTGTGACCAGCATGCCGTTTTCCAGATTACGGAATGA